Within uncultured Methanoregula sp., the genomic segment CTGGAGAAATGGCATGCCCAAAATCCGGCAGGTGGTTATCTCCTTGCATGGGTCTCCAGTCTTCCAACCGTCTGATGCATTCATTGACGTAATAGCGCCCGGCAGATTGTGTAATTACATTACAAACAGGGAATCAAAGTTGTCTGACGATGACATCCACAACCTGATCCGGAATATTCCCTGTAGGGACGCGATTTAACAGATATAGCAATTGATAGGATGGGTGTACGATCTTTACAGGCTGACGGAAGAGGAAATTAAAATCGTTGAAGGGAAATAAAAAATCCGAGAGATTAAGTAATGAGAAGATAATCGAAAGAATTGAGTCGCTCCAACCCAACAAAGAGGGGCGGGTGGGGGAGCGACGAACTCTTCCCCACAACCACGTTAAACAGTCACAATGCGGTGTACACCCAGCCGGGGGTCGGACGAAATTTTTGTTGCACAGGGCATTGTGATACGATAAAATCGCCAGACGGGGTATATAAATTTTCTAACGCAATCCTCTACCGATTAAGCCTGTTCACGCAATATTCTCCCCACTGAATCAAATTCATTGGAATATCCAACAGGGGAGTGTCCATCACCCCCCCCACTCAGTAAAAAGAGGTGGGGGGGCCGGCCCCCCTCTCCCCCATGTCGCCCGTCCCCTTGCCCTCCAATCCCCCGGCGCGTTCTCTGCCCCCGGTCCACAAAAATAACCCTGTAACATCGTTTAAATTCCTGGAAAGGCACAAAGCGTATATCCCGGCACCGGAAGAACATGAATACGTGGCAAAAACCACAATGAACGAGAATTCGCTGAAAAGGAAGTGATAACCACGTCAAATAAGGCAAAGAAGGTAGTCGCCCCGGCAGCAGCAAAGACCGCTCCCGTACTCGTGCCAACCGAGGGCAAGAAGTCCCACGGAAAGAGATCATAAGCAATTTTTCATTTCCCCTATTTTTCTAAAAAGTTCTTGCCGGAATACCGTTTTCCCGGAAGGCCGACGGGCTGCCGGATCGGCATGGCTGATCCCCCGCGTGGGCAGGAAGTCCCCGGAAAATATACGTAAATTAATGTCCGTTCCCTGTAAACAGGTATCAATCCGGTTTCAGCTGTGCAGAAACCGAATGATGAGGACAACCCATGAATAAGAACCTGACACTAACCCTGGCAATTGCCATCGCCCTCTGCCTCGTACTCGCGGCAGGGTGCACCGGTACTACCACCTCCGGCACCTGCCCGCCACCGGCGGCTTCGCAGGGAGACCTGCAGACCTATCCGGCAGTATCGATCAATGCAACACCCATCCAGTATAAGGACGTGAACGGCGTGAAGCTCGCGTACCGGGAATTCGGATCCGGCGAACCCCTCCTGATGATCACGGGCTTTGGCAATTCCATGGACGGATGGAACGAGACCTTCATCGGCATCCTTGCCTCGAAGTACCATGTCTACATCTACGATCCCCGGGGAATGGGGTCCAGCAGCGACACGAATACAACGCCCGTCTTTTCCCAGTACTCCGATGATGCCGCAGAACTGATACGAGCGCTCGGGTATGACAGCATGCACGTGTACGGGGTATCCATGGGATCCTCGACCGCCCAGCAGCTGGTCATCGATCATCCCGAGCGTGTCAGGAAACTGGTCCTGGACTCGGTGACCTACAGCATCAGGCTTCCCGAGACAAAACTCCTGCTCGGGCTCAATGAACAGATCAACGCATCTCCCTCGCAGCCCGCAGGCACGCGGAAGGAGGC encodes:
- a CDS encoding alpha/beta hydrolase, with translation MNKNLTLTLAIAIALCLVLAAGCTGTTTSGTCPPPAASQGDLQTYPAVSINATPIQYKDVNGVKLAYREFGSGEPLLMITGFGNSMDGWNETFIGILASKYHVYIYDPRGMGSSSDTNTTPVFSQYSDDAAELIRALGYDSMHVYGVSMGSSTAQQLVIDHPERVRKLVLDSVTYSIRLPETKLLLGLNEQINASPSQPAGTRKEAQANLGWNGSWDKLSGIHKDVMFVEGTEDILTPDPISVRMAGQINGSWVVRFKGLPHFGSRYAPVQYGKNALDFLSMNESPLGK